One Clarias gariepinus isolate MV-2021 ecotype Netherlands chromosome 5, CGAR_prim_01v2, whole genome shotgun sequence genomic region harbors:
- the LOC128524151 gene encoding E3 ubiquitin-protein ligase TRIM35-like isoform X2 yields MANTFSEEDFSCPVCFEIFKDPVLLQCSHSVCKACLDQYWETKGSKECPVCRKKSPTGDLAMNFALRNLCETFLQERNQTSSAACETVCSLHSEELKLFCLDDQELVCVVCQTSRKHTDHKVCPIEDAVTDCKEDISAKLKLLQENLEIFHDCKLNWSLTADHIKIQSQHTEQRIKEEFEKLHQFLRDEEAARIAALREEEEQKSQIMKEEIEKLSTDISSLSDTIRDIEEEMRAEDVSFLQNYKSTVKRAQCTLQHPEELSGALIHVAKHMANLKFRVWEKIQHKVQYMPVTLDPNTANPFLNVSDDLTSVTVRKMEQKLPDNPERLDACLCILGSEGFNSGTHWWEVEVGDCSAWSLGVMTESAQRKGEINSRSGLWYMWYYDGQYGGGPTPQPHSLFSLEEKLQRIKVQLDWDRGKLSFSDPLTGTHIHSFSDTFTDKLLPYLAVGSEESSVKLLPIQNYGE; encoded by the exons ATGGCTAATACGTTTTCAGAAGAGGATTTCTCCTGTCCTGTGTGCTTTGAAATCTTTAAGGATCCTGTTCTCCTGCAGTGCagtcacagtgtgtgtaaagcatgtcTTGACCAGTACTGGGAAACCAAAGGATCTAAAGAATGTCCTGTTTGCAGGAAAAAGTCGCCAACAGGTGATCTAGCCATGAACTTCGCTTTAAGAAACTTGTGTGAGACTTTCTTACAGGAGAGAAATCAGACATCTTCAGCAGCGTGTGAAACAGTCTGCAGTCTGCACAGCGAGGAACTCAAACTCTTCTGTCTGGATGATCAAgagctggtgtgtgtggtgtgtcagACATCAAGAAAACACACTGACCACAAAGTCTGCCCCATTGAAGATGCAGTTACAGACTGTAAg GAGGACATCAGTGCTAAACTAAAGCTCCTACAGGAAAACCTGGAGATCTTTCATGACTGTAAACTAAACTGGAGTCTGACTGCCGACCACATTAAG ATCCAGTCTCAACACACTGAGCAGCGGATTAAGGAGGAGTTTGAGAAGCTTCACCAGTTTCTACGAGATGAAGAAGCAGCTAGGATCGCTGCactgagagaggaagaggagcagaAGAGTCAGATAATGAAGGAGGAGATTGAGAAGCTGAGCACAGACATATCATCTCTTTCAGACACAATCAGAGACATAGAAGAGGAGATGAGAGCTGAAGATGTCTCGTTTTTACAA AACTACAAGTCCACAGTGAAAAG AGCCCAGTGTACACTGCAGCATCCAGAGGAGCTTTCAGGAGCACTGATCCATGTGGCAAAACATATGGCCAACCTGAAGTTTAGAGTCTGGGAGAAGATACAGCACAAAGTCCAATACA TGCCTGTTACACTGGACCCAAACACTGCTAATCCTTTTCTCAATGTATCTGATGATCTGACCAGTGTGACAGTCAGGAAAATGGAACAGAAGCTGCCAGACAATCCAGAGAGACTAGATGCTTGCTTATGCATCCTGGGCTCTGAGGGGTTTAACTCAGGGACGCACTGGTGGGAGGTTGAAGTTGGAGATTGTTCAGCCTGGTCACTGGGTGTGATGACAGAATCTGCTCAGAGGAAGGGAGAGATAAACTCCAGAAGTGGTCTCTGGTATATGTGGTATTATGATGGTCAATATGGAGGAGGTCCTACACCCCAACCACATAGTCTCTTCTCCTTGGAAGAGAAGCTTCAGAGGATCAAAGTGCAACTGGACTGGGACAGAGGAAAACTGTCATTTTCTGACCCTCTTActggcacacatatacacagtttCTCAGACACATTTACAGACAAATTACTTCCATATTTGGCTGTTGGTTCTGAAGAATCTTCTGTGAAGCTCCTTCCTATTCAGAACTATGGAGAGTAG
- the LOC128524151 gene encoding E3 ubiquitin-protein ligase TRIM35-like isoform X1: protein MANTFSEEDFSCPVCFEIFKDPVLLQCSHSVCKACLDQYWETKGSKECPVCRKKSPTGDLAMNFALRNLCETFLQERNQTSSAACETVCSLHSEELKLFCLDDQELVCVVCQTSRKHTDHKVCPIEDAVTDCKSLPMVISVRFFLPACHHVFMECADLFQEDISAKLKLLQENLEIFHDCKLNWSLTADHIKIQSQHTEQRIKEEFEKLHQFLRDEEAARIAALREEEEQKSQIMKEEIEKLSTDISSLSDTIRDIEEEMRAEDVSFLQNYKSTVKRAQCTLQHPEELSGALIHVAKHMANLKFRVWEKIQHKVQYMPVTLDPNTANPFLNVSDDLTSVTVRKMEQKLPDNPERLDACLCILGSEGFNSGTHWWEVEVGDCSAWSLGVMTESAQRKGEINSRSGLWYMWYYDGQYGGGPTPQPHSLFSLEEKLQRIKVQLDWDRGKLSFSDPLTGTHIHSFSDTFTDKLLPYLAVGSEESSVKLLPIQNYGE, encoded by the exons ATGGCTAATACGTTTTCAGAAGAGGATTTCTCCTGTCCTGTGTGCTTTGAAATCTTTAAGGATCCTGTTCTCCTGCAGTGCagtcacagtgtgtgtaaagcatgtcTTGACCAGTACTGGGAAACCAAAGGATCTAAAGAATGTCCTGTTTGCAGGAAAAAGTCGCCAACAGGTGATCTAGCCATGAACTTCGCTTTAAGAAACTTGTGTGAGACTTTCTTACAGGAGAGAAATCAGACATCTTCAGCAGCGTGTGAAACAGTCTGCAGTCTGCACAGCGAGGAACTCAAACTCTTCTGTCTGGATGATCAAgagctggtgtgtgtggtgtgtcagACATCAAGAAAACACACTGACCACAAAGTCTGCCCCATTGAAGATGCAGTTACAGACTGTAAg TCTCTTCCTATGGTCATCTCAGTGAGATTTTTCTTGCCGGCTTGCCATCATG tcTTCATGGAGTGTGCTGACTTGTTCCAGGAGGACATCAGTGCTAAACTAAAGCTCCTACAGGAAAACCTGGAGATCTTTCATGACTGTAAACTAAACTGGAGTCTGACTGCCGACCACATTAAG ATCCAGTCTCAACACACTGAGCAGCGGATTAAGGAGGAGTTTGAGAAGCTTCACCAGTTTCTACGAGATGAAGAAGCAGCTAGGATCGCTGCactgagagaggaagaggagcagaAGAGTCAGATAATGAAGGAGGAGATTGAGAAGCTGAGCACAGACATATCATCTCTTTCAGACACAATCAGAGACATAGAAGAGGAGATGAGAGCTGAAGATGTCTCGTTTTTACAA AACTACAAGTCCACAGTGAAAAG AGCCCAGTGTACACTGCAGCATCCAGAGGAGCTTTCAGGAGCACTGATCCATGTGGCAAAACATATGGCCAACCTGAAGTTTAGAGTCTGGGAGAAGATACAGCACAAAGTCCAATACA TGCCTGTTACACTGGACCCAAACACTGCTAATCCTTTTCTCAATGTATCTGATGATCTGACCAGTGTGACAGTCAGGAAAATGGAACAGAAGCTGCCAGACAATCCAGAGAGACTAGATGCTTGCTTATGCATCCTGGGCTCTGAGGGGTTTAACTCAGGGACGCACTGGTGGGAGGTTGAAGTTGGAGATTGTTCAGCCTGGTCACTGGGTGTGATGACAGAATCTGCTCAGAGGAAGGGAGAGATAAACTCCAGAAGTGGTCTCTGGTATATGTGGTATTATGATGGTCAATATGGAGGAGGTCCTACACCCCAACCACATAGTCTCTTCTCCTTGGAAGAGAAGCTTCAGAGGATCAAAGTGCAACTGGACTGGGACAGAGGAAAACTGTCATTTTCTGACCCTCTTActggcacacatatacacagtttCTCAGACACATTTACAGACAAATTACTTCCATATTTGGCTGTTGGTTCTGAAGAATCTTCTGTGAAGCTCCTTCCTATTCAGAACTATGGAGAGTAG